From Brienomyrus brachyistius isolate T26 chromosome 18, BBRACH_0.4, whole genome shotgun sequence, one genomic window encodes:
- the sumf2 gene encoding inactive C-alpha-formylglycine-generating enzyme 2 has product MFAMTVIRPGTLLLLCFCALPCRSDDGKMVQIPGGKMKMGMNASDGRDGESPVRDVSVAPFSIDLHPVTNLDFREFVREQKYKTEAETFGWSFVFQDFVSEELKSKVTKRIESAPWWLPVEKVYWRQPAGPGSGIKDRLDSPVVQVSWNDAQAFCKWRGKRLPSEEEWEFAARGGLQGRTYPWGNKFQSNRTNLWQGKFPERDTAEDGYHGISPVRAFPPQNNYGLYDMVGNAWEWTSTRFPGSQTMYVLRGASWIDTADGSANHRARVTTRMGNTPDSASDNLGFRCAASVQLRKQRGAEL; this is encoded by the exons ATGTTTGCAATGACCGTGATACGTCCCGGAACACTGctgctcctgtgtttctgtgctcTACCCTGCAGATCAG ATGATGGAAAAATGGTGCAGATACCAGGAGGTAAGATGAAAATGGGGATGAACGCCAGTGATGGCAGAGATGGGGAATCGCCGGTGAGGGATGTCTCTGTGGCACCTTTCAGCATTGACCTACACCCTGTCACTAATCTGGATTTCAG AGAGTTTGTTCGGGAACAAAAGTATAAAACTGAGGCTGAAACCTTTGGCTGGAGTTTTGTTTTCCAAGATTTCGTTTCTGAGGAGCTGAAGAGTAAAGTGACCAAAAGGATTGAG TCTGCGCCTTGGTGGCTGCCGGTAGAGAAGGTGTACTGGAGACAG CCTGCAGGCCCAGGCTCCGGTATCAAGGATCGCCTGGATTCACCTGTGGTGCAGGTGAGCTGGAACGATGCCCAGGCCTTCTGCAAGTGGAGAGGGAAGCGGCTGCCTTCGGAGGAGGAGTGGGAGTTTGCTGCCCGGGGAGGCCTCCAAG GAAGGACCTACCCCTGGGGAAACAAGTTTCAGTCGAATCGAACTAATTTATGGCAG GGCAAATTCCCAGAGAGGGATACTGCTGAAGACGGTTACCATGGGATTTCCCCCGTCAGAGCCTTCCCTCCTCAGAATAATTATG GCCTGTATGACATGGTGGGGAACGCTTGGGAGTGGACTTCCACTCGTTTTCCCGGATCACAGACTATGTACGTTCTGCGGGGTGCTTCTTGGATCGACACGGCGGAtggatcagccaatcacagggctcGGGTCACTACCAG GATGGGGAACACACCGGATTCTGCCTCTGACAACCTGGGATTCCGATGTGCAGCCAGTGTCCAGCTTAGAAAGCAAAGAGGTGCTGAGCTatga
- the LOC125713161 gene encoding protein NipSnap homolog 2-like, which translates to MATRVLQNVGRGLSQARSKVHNGGQLLLTARGLSASSHKNREDSWFKSLFVRKVDPRKDAHSHLLAKKEDSNLYKIQFHNVKPECLDAYNKLCENVLPSIHSDPHYPCELVGTWNTWYGEQDQAVHLWRYRGGYPALTEVMNKLRMNKEFMEYRNERGKMLLSRRNQLLLEFSFWNEPLPRKGPLIYELRSYQLRPGTMIEWGNYWARAIRYRQQNEEAVGGFFSQIGSLYMVHHLWAYKDLQSREDTRNSAWQMEGWDEVVYYTVPLIQHMESRIMIPLKISPLK; encoded by the exons ATGGCGACCCGAGTCCTTCAGAACGTGGGAAGGGGCCTGAGTCAGGCACGGAGCAAGGTCCACAACGGGGGACAGCTTCTCCTCACCGCCAG GGGTCTTTCAGCATCCAGTCACAAAAACCGGGAGGACAGCTGGTTTAAATCTCTATTCGTTCGAAAGGTCGACCCCAGAAAGGATGCCCACTCTCATCTGCTTGCGAAGAAAGAGGACAGCAACCTGTACAAAATTCAGT TTCACAACGTTAAACCGGAGTGCCTGGATGCCTACAACAAGCTTTG TGAGAATGTGCTGCCGTCGATCCACTCTGACCCACATTACCCCTGTGAGCTGGTAGGCACCTGGAACACATGGTATGGAGAGCAGGATCAAGCAG TTCATTTGTGGCGATATCGAGGAGGTTACCCAGCTCTAACTGAAGTCATGAATAAACTTCGGATGAATAAG GAATTTATGGAGTATCGCAACGAGCGAGGCAAGATGCTCCTATCCCGTCGCAACCAGCTGCTGCTAGAGTTCAGCTTCTGGAATGAGCCGCTCCCCAGGAAGGGGCCCCTCATCTATGAGCTGAGGTCCTACCAGCTCAGG cctGGGACGATGATTGAGTGGGGAAATTACTG ggcCCGGGCCATCCGGTACCGCCAGCAGAATGAGGAGGCAGTGGGCGGTTTCTTCTCCCAGATTGGGAGCCTCTACATGGTGCACCATCTCTGGG CTTACAAAGATCTTCAGTCTCGAGAAGACACCAGAAATTCAGCCTGGCAGATGGAGGGCTGGGATGAAGTGGTATATTACACAG TTCCTCTGATTCAGCACATGGAGTCCAGGATCATGATCCCCCTGAAGATATCGCCACTGAAGTAA